From the Candidatus Amarolinea dominans genome, one window contains:
- a CDS encoding nucleotidyl transferase AbiEii/AbiGii toxin family protein — MINQFCRQATPEEIAAYHHQLYPLQDIVFEVASIFQDTIYLTGGTALARFHFDHRLSEDLDFFTQGSQLQYIANELIARLQQRTLTVAVEQLSAWFVRFFVADQGIRLKVDMVRDTHLTGELTRLPQGIYTNSLTDIGANKITAFEDRAAIKDIVDLYYICQDYDLPSLFALADQKRVPVAYEHLLTINQQGISGSALLTKPLSDQAVGAFLTQLRLATEAEIKKKEQTAAQETEQIVAGLLWDYPPEARRITTRSRPVLRRRLPQLALPRRRVIEALLNA, encoded by the coding sequence ATGATCAACCAGTTCTGCCGCCAGGCAACACCTGAAGAAATTGCCGCTTATCATCACCAACTCTACCCCTTGCAGGACATCGTCTTTGAAGTGGCCTCCATCTTCCAAGACACGATCTACCTGACAGGCGGTACTGCCCTGGCGCGTTTCCACTTCGATCATCGGCTGTCAGAAGATCTGGATTTCTTCACACAAGGATCCCAGTTGCAGTATATCGCCAATGAATTGATTGCGCGTTTGCAGCAGCGCACACTGACGGTTGCGGTGGAACAGTTGTCGGCATGGTTTGTCCGTTTCTTCGTTGCCGATCAAGGGATCCGCCTCAAGGTTGACATGGTACGCGACACGCACCTAACCGGAGAACTGACCCGACTGCCGCAGGGCATTTACACGAATTCATTGACAGATATTGGCGCCAATAAGATCACGGCCTTTGAGGATCGCGCCGCGATCAAGGACATCGTTGATCTCTACTATATCTGTCAGGACTACGACCTGCCTTCCTTGTTCGCCCTGGCCGATCAGAAACGTGTGCCCGTTGCCTACGAACATCTGTTGACAATCAACCAGCAAGGAATATCTGGCAGCGCTTTGCTGACAAAACCCCTGTCCGACCAGGCCGTAGGCGCGTTTTTGACGCAGCTGCGCCTGGCAACCGAAGCAGAGATAAAAAAAAAAGAACAAACAGCGGCACAGGAAACTGAGCAGATCGTTGCCGGTTTGTTGTGGGATTATCCGCCAGAGGCACGCCGGATCACAACACGATCGCGACCGGTTCTGCGGCGGCGCCTGCCGCAACTGGCTCTGCCCCGCCGGCGCGTGATCGAGGCCTTGCTGAACGCGTAA
- a CDS encoding C39 family peptidase, whose translation MLNVPHCRQKSPDACLPACVRMVLAYRGRKHDEQELVQALGTVRGLGTNPESAITGLESMGYHALWFENATLERLLVVKVWSCGYREQNTSSPHSTNLPPTLRPRSPASDLRSPISGLQSPIFDLRSPISGLQSPISNLRSSISGLRSPISDLRSPVSNLRSPVSDLRSPISGLRSPISDLQSPVSDLRSPISDLQSPVSDLRSPISGLRSPISDLRSPISDLRSPISDLRSPISDLRSPISDLRSPISGLRSPVSDLRSPVFDLRSPVSGLRSPISDLRSPISDLRSPVSDLRSPVSDLCPLPPANRLARPLGCAILPPIRMIVVVETQMQTQVTLRLSDRLYRSATRLAAGVKRPVRAVLTDVLSSALDAWDVKEDAIEHWSDQRVLSQCDAQMSLRQSERLSELLDRQQSGQLTVDEKPELWALMRVYEAGQLRKAEALAEAVRRGLRAQRNA comes from the coding sequence GTGCTCAACGTTCCTCATTGCAGACAGAAGTCCCCCGATGCGTGTTTGCCAGCCTGTGTGCGCATGGTGCTTGCCTATCGAGGTCGCAAGCACGATGAGCAGGAATTGGTGCAGGCTTTGGGCACAGTACGCGGCCTGGGCACAAATCCAGAAAGCGCGATCACCGGCCTGGAGAGCATGGGCTACCATGCTCTTTGGTTCGAGAATGCAACGTTGGAACGCCTCTTGGTAGTCAAGGTTTGGTCGTGTGGGTATCGTGAGCAGAACACTTCTTCCCCTCACTCAACCAACCTCCCCCCTACGCTCCGCCCCCGGTCTCCGGCCTCCGATCTTCGATCTCCGATCTCCGGTCTCCAATCTCCGATCTTCGATCTCCGGTCTCCGATCTCCGGTCTCCAATCTCCGATCTCCAATCTCCGATCTTCGATCTCCGGTCTCCGGTCTCCGATCTCCGATCTCCGATCTCCGGTCTCCAATCTCCGATCTCCGGTCTCCGATCTCCGGTCTCCGATCTCCGGTCTCCGATCTCCGATCTCCGATCTCCAATCTCCGGTCTCCGATCTCCGATCTCCGATCTCCGATCTCCAATCTCCGGTCTCCGATCTCCGATCTCCGATCTCCGGTCTCCGATCTCCGATCTCCGATCTCCGATCTCCGATCTCCGATCTCCGATCTCCGATCTCCGATCTCCGATCTCCGATCTCCGATCTCCGGTCTCCGATCTCCGATCTCCGGTCTCCGATCTCCGGTCTCCGGTCTCCGGTCTCCGATCTCCGATCTCCGGTCTTCGATCTCCGATCTCCGGTCTCCGGTCTCCGGTCTCCGATCTCCGATCTCCGGTCTCCGATCTCCGATCTCCGGTCTCCGGTCTCCGATCTCCGATCTCCGGTCTCCGATCTCTGCCCTCTGCCGCCCGCAAATCGCTTGGCAAGGCCTCTCGGCTGTGCTATACTTCCTCCCATCAGAATGATCGTTGTGGTGGAGACTCAGATGCAAACACAGGTGACTTTACGACTTTCTGACCGGCTTTATCGTTCGGCGACCCGTTTGGCGGCGGGCGTCAAGCGTCCGGTTCGCGCGGTACTAACCGACGTTCTTTCTTCGGCCCTGGATGCGTGGGACGTCAAAGAGGATGCCATCGAACACTGGTCCGATCAGCGCGTCCTCAGCCAATGCGACGCGCAAATGTCGCTCAGGCAGAGCGAACGGCTGAGCGAACTCCTGGACCGCCAGCAAAGCGGCCAGTTGACGGTAGATGAAAAACCTGAGTTATGGGCCTTGATGCGCGTCTACGAGGCAGGACAATTGCGTAAAGCCGAAGCCCTGGCGGAAGCCGTGCGGCGCGGCCTACGGGCGCAGCGTAACGCATGA
- a CDS encoding nucleotidyltransferase family protein, with amino-acid sequence MTHIAQHTGSAAAPQAIVSFVQALVSSRPQALGEWLAANRLDAALAAWLHGQGMAPFVFYRLRQDQLQAAVSSAVLAQLQHAYYLAASRAALRARELTTVLQALAAHGVVPVLFKGAVLAHTVYPNYACRPMSDLDLWLSDAEIEVAVHVLAQIGYVQRVKPARPAALQALHEGEFKFYGPTPDTGLIELHRGVFAGQWLHRTTRARSSETCERLAPVVIAGQPAKMLSPEDALLQLALHLAVNHQFSYPWVRGLVDIALLARQQPVDWVLAAERARAWRVATPTWLALDLALSIVGLSEARPALARLAPSPLRRWVLHLFVNPGTLLQRRNITTGPLRFLFLLAMVDRPLDAGRLLGRAVWPEEAWLAARYGTGGLRVRARHTFNAMRGRL; translated from the coding sequence ATGACGCACATCGCACAACATACCGGATCGGCGGCAGCGCCCCAGGCAATCGTCTCGTTCGTGCAGGCATTGGTTTCCTCACGTCCACAGGCCCTGGGCGAATGGCTGGCGGCCAACCGGTTGGACGCGGCCCTGGCGGCCTGGCTGCACGGTCAGGGAATGGCGCCCTTCGTTTTCTACCGCCTGCGCCAGGATCAGCTCCAGGCGGCCGTCTCGTCCGCCGTCCTGGCCCAGTTGCAGCACGCCTATTACCTCGCTGCGTCGCGTGCGGCGCTGCGCGCCCGTGAGTTGACCACCGTGCTTCAGGCCCTGGCCGCGCATGGCGTCGTGCCGGTGCTTTTCAAGGGTGCAGTCCTGGCCCACACGGTCTACCCCAACTACGCCTGCCGGCCGATGAGCGACCTGGACCTGTGGCTTTCGGATGCAGAGATCGAGGTCGCTGTCCATGTCCTGGCGCAGATCGGCTATGTTCAACGCGTCAAGCCTGCTCGTCCCGCGGCCCTGCAGGCGCTGCATGAGGGCGAGTTCAAGTTCTACGGCCCCACGCCGGATACCGGGCTGATCGAACTGCATCGAGGGGTTTTTGCCGGCCAGTGGCTGCATCGCACCACCCGCGCCAGGTCGAGCGAAACGTGCGAACGCCTGGCGCCGGTTGTAATTGCCGGCCAGCCGGCGAAGATGCTCTCGCCTGAGGACGCCCTCTTGCAGTTGGCCCTGCACCTGGCCGTCAACCATCAGTTCTCCTACCCCTGGGTGCGCGGCCTGGTGGACATTGCCCTGCTGGCGCGGCAGCAGCCGGTTGACTGGGTTCTCGCGGCTGAACGGGCGCGAGCCTGGCGCGTGGCTACTCCCACCTGGCTGGCCCTGGACCTGGCCCTGTCCATCGTGGGGTTGAGCGAGGCGCGACCTGCGCTTGCCCGTCTGGCCCCATCCCCGCTGCGCCGCTGGGTGCTGCACCTGTTCGTCAACCCGGGCACGCTGCTTCAGCGCCGCAACATCACCACCGGCCCCCTCCGGTTTCTGTTCCTGTTGGCCATGGTGGACCGCCCGCTCGATGCGGGCCGGCTGCTGGGCCGGGCAGTCTGGCCCGAAGAGGCATGGCTGGCAGCGCGCTACGGAACCGGCGGACTCCGTGTGCGGGCACGGCACACCTTCAACGCGATGAGAGGAAGGTTATGA